GAAAACCCGCCGGAACCGCAAGATGGAGATGATGACGTCGAAGCGAAAGATGAACTCTCTGACTTCCCTATAGAATTGCAGCAGGACAATAATTTTTCAGGTCGCGGCTCCTTACATATAGGACAGACAAGTGCTTCATT
The Thermodesulfobacteriota bacterium DNA segment above includes these coding regions:
- a CDS encoding zinc ribbon domain-containing protein, with product MPIYEYRCGKCNHVFEELQKMNEGNEALVCPICKEPRPEKLLSCCNSIGKSESSSFASTSSSPSCGSGGFS